The following are encoded together in the Corynebacterium jeikeium genome:
- a CDS encoding MaoC family dehydratase, which produces MSTEKEVVQRGLWFEEFTEGVVYRHQPGRTVTEADNTLFTTMTMNTQPLHIDAAWAATQDGFRGERLVNSMFTLSTVVGLSVSQLSLGTIVANLGFSEISFPAPMFHGDTLYAETRCVGKRLSKSRPGQGIVELEHIGRNQDGTIVCKATRKTLMQCAPEGSGEDV; this is translated from the coding sequence ATGAGCACAGAAAAAGAAGTTGTGCAGCGCGGCCTGTGGTTCGAGGAGTTCACCGAGGGGGTGGTCTACCGGCACCAGCCTGGGCGCACCGTCACCGAGGCGGATAACACCCTGTTCACCACCATGACCATGAACACCCAACCGCTACACATCGACGCTGCATGGGCGGCCACTCAGGATGGCTTCCGCGGCGAGCGGCTGGTGAACTCCATGTTCACCCTGTCCACGGTGGTGGGACTGTCCGTCAGCCAGCTTTCCCTGGGCACCATCGTGGCCAACCTGGGGTTCAGCGAGATTTCCTTCCCTGCGCCTATGTTCCACGGCGATACCCTGTACGCCGAAACGCGCTGCGTGGGTAAGCGACTGTCGAAGTCGCGCCCTGGACAGGGCATCGTGGAGCTGGAGCACATTGGACGCAACCAGGACGGCACCATCGTGTGCAAGGCCACGCGCAAGACGCTGATGCAGTGCGCGCCGGAAGGTTCGGGTGAAGATGTCTAA
- a CDS encoding acyl-CoA dehydrogenase family protein, whose protein sequence is MSQSTKNRNPYLSDELHELRDAVEDFANRVVDPVAAQHDRDHTFPYDVVRQMGEMGLFGLPISEEYGGMGGDYMALGVALEELARVDQSVAITLEAGVSLGIMPIYRFGSDEQKQTYLPNLVAGKNLAGFGLTEPEAGSDAGGTKTTAKLDGGEWVINGSKQFITNSGTDITSLVTATAVTGQRENGKKEISAIIVPSGTPGFTAEPSYNKVGWNASDTHPLTFDNVRVPEENLVGERGRGFAYFLSILEEGRIAIAALATGAAQGCVDECVRYAKERTSFGKPISEYQAISFKIARMEARAWTARQAWYAAAAKMAAGENFSKEASIAKMVASEAAMDNARDATQIHGGYGFMNEYRVARHYRDSKILEIGEGTTEVQQMLIARALGV, encoded by the coding sequence ATGAGCCAGAGCACCAAGAACCGCAACCCCTACCTCTCCGATGAGCTGCACGAGCTACGCGACGCAGTGGAGGACTTCGCCAACCGCGTGGTCGACCCCGTCGCTGCCCAGCACGACCGCGACCACACATTCCCCTACGATGTCGTCCGCCAAATGGGAGAAATGGGGCTGTTCGGCCTGCCGATCTCCGAGGAATACGGCGGCATGGGCGGCGACTACATGGCCCTCGGCGTGGCACTGGAAGAGCTCGCCCGCGTGGACCAGTCCGTCGCCATCACCCTGGAGGCCGGAGTTTCCCTGGGAATCATGCCGATCTACCGCTTCGGCAGCGACGAGCAGAAGCAGACCTACCTGCCCAACCTGGTGGCGGGCAAGAACCTGGCGGGCTTCGGCCTGACCGAGCCCGAAGCCGGATCGGATGCTGGCGGCACCAAGACCACCGCCAAGCTCGACGGTGGCGAGTGGGTCATCAACGGCTCCAAGCAGTTCATCACCAACTCCGGCACGGACATCACCTCCCTGGTCACCGCCACCGCCGTCACCGGCCAGCGGGAGAACGGAAAGAAGGAAATCTCCGCCATCATCGTGCCCAGCGGCACTCCTGGTTTTACTGCCGAGCCCTCCTACAACAAGGTCGGCTGGAACGCCTCCGACACCCATCCGCTGACCTTCGACAACGTCCGCGTGCCGGAGGAGAACCTCGTCGGCGAGCGCGGCCGCGGCTTCGCCTACTTCCTGTCCATTCTCGAAGAAGGCCGCATTGCCATCGCTGCGCTAGCCACGGGCGCTGCCCAGGGCTGCGTGGACGAGTGCGTGCGCTATGCCAAGGAACGCACCAGCTTCGGCAAACCGATCTCCGAGTACCAGGCCATCAGCTTCAAGATCGCCCGTATGGAAGCCCGCGCCTGGACCGCCCGCCAGGCCTGGTACGCAGCTGCGGCGAAGATGGCTGCGGGGGAGAACTTCAGCAAGGAAGCATCCATCGCCAAGATGGTCGCCTCCGAAGCGGCGATGGATAACGCCCGCGATGCCACGCAGATCCACGGCGGCTACGGGTTCATGAACGAATACCGCGTGGCCCGCCACTACCGCGACTCCAAGATCCTCGAAATCGGCGAGGGCACCACCGAGGTGCAGCAAATGCTCATCGCCCGAGCCCTGGGCGTGTAG